The following are encoded in a window of Panicum virgatum strain AP13 chromosome 5N, P.virgatum_v5, whole genome shotgun sequence genomic DNA:
- the LOC120676750 gene encoding pre-mRNA-splicing factor cwc21-like → MYNGIGLQTPRGSGTSGHVQASKFLAKPRPSSSAAGGGGTPDPRHSGSGLEGARKPNRDILEHGRKRQVELRLLVLRDALEEQGYTEAEIEVRVEEERKAAETEAAAEEGRPAAQGGGFMDTHGHHAAMRKENQLQTMRAALGLDPEDVQKKGGCRK, encoded by the exons ATGTACAACGGCATCGGGCTGCAGACCCCGAGGGGGTCCGGCACGAGCGGGCACGTCCAGGCGAGCAAGTTCCTCGCCAAGCCCcggccgtcctcctccgcggccggcggcggcgggaccccCGACCCGCGGCACTCCGGCTCCGGCCTCGAAGGGGCGCGGAAGCCGAACAGGGACATCCTGGAGCACGGCCGGAAGCGGCAGGTGGAGCTGCGGCTGCTCGTGCTGAGGGACGCGCTCGAGGAGCAGGGGTACACGGAGGCCGAGATCGAGGTGCGCGTCGAGGAGGAGCGCAAGGCCGCCGagaccgaggcggcggcggaggaaggccGGCCTGCTGCCCAGGGCGGAGG GTTCATGGACACGCATGGTCACCATGCCGCTATGCGGAAGGAGAACCAGCTGCAGACTATGAGGGCTGCTCTTGGGCTTGATCCTGAGGATGTGCAGAAGAAAGGGGGCTGTAGAAAATGA